One Micromonospora sp. WMMD812 genomic window carries:
- a CDS encoding benzoate/H(+) symporter BenE family transporter produces MAGRIQPVLAGVVTALVGFASSFTVVLAGLRAAGADAGQAASGLLALCVASGLAAAWLGLRHRLPMSVAWSTPGAALLVATGPVPGGWPAAVGAFVVSGLLIVAAGLVPALGRAVAAIPKPVAGAMLAGVLLPLCTAPVRALVEVPRLAGPVVVAWLLLHRYARRWAVPGALVVAVVAIAWTSTGAGLGAIGLRPVVELTPPAWDAAALVGVALPLFLVTMAAQNVPGMAVLVGYGYRPPFSAALRTTGLLSVLAAPAGGHAVNLAAITAALAAGPDAHPDPDRRWIASVTAGAGLALLGLGAGAATALVATAPPILIEAVAGLALLGALATALASAVAEPAGREAAVVTFVVTASGVTLVGVGGAFWGLVAGCLMLLLFRRRRRPAEPAPAAGPASATGPASVAEPAPVPEPALAGGPGLTGRPALASRPAAASEPAPTAAATSAPGHDGGPGRPGRRSQAD; encoded by the coding sequence GTGGCGGGACGGATCCAACCGGTGCTGGCCGGCGTGGTGACCGCGCTGGTCGGCTTCGCCAGTTCGTTCACCGTGGTGCTGGCCGGTCTCCGGGCCGCCGGGGCCGATGCCGGACAGGCGGCCTCGGGGCTGCTGGCGCTCTGTGTGGCGTCCGGGCTCGCCGCCGCCTGGCTGGGGCTGCGGCACCGGCTGCCGATGAGCGTTGCGTGGTCCACCCCGGGCGCGGCGTTGCTGGTGGCGACCGGCCCGGTGCCCGGCGGCTGGCCGGCCGCCGTGGGCGCGTTCGTCGTTTCCGGTCTGTTGATCGTGGCGGCCGGGCTGGTCCCGGCGCTGGGCCGCGCGGTCGCGGCCATCCCCAAGCCGGTCGCCGGCGCGATGCTCGCCGGGGTGCTGTTGCCGCTGTGCACCGCGCCGGTGCGCGCCCTGGTCGAGGTGCCGCGGCTGGCCGGCCCGGTGGTCGTCGCCTGGCTGCTGCTGCACCGGTACGCCCGCCGCTGGGCGGTGCCCGGTGCGCTGGTGGTCGCGGTGGTGGCGATCGCGTGGACCTCCACCGGTGCCGGCCTCGGTGCGATCGGGCTGCGGCCGGTGGTCGAGCTGACGCCGCCCGCCTGGGACGCGGCCGCCCTGGTCGGCGTCGCGCTGCCGCTCTTCCTGGTGACGATGGCGGCGCAGAACGTACCCGGGATGGCGGTGCTGGTCGGCTACGGCTACCGGCCGCCGTTCTCCGCCGCGCTGCGGACCACCGGTCTGCTCAGCGTGCTGGCCGCCCCGGCCGGTGGGCACGCGGTGAACCTGGCGGCGATCACCGCCGCGCTGGCCGCCGGGCCGGACGCCCACCCCGACCCGGACCGGCGGTGGATAGCCTCGGTGACGGCCGGCGCCGGGCTGGCCCTGCTCGGGCTGGGCGCGGGGGCGGCCACCGCGCTGGTGGCGACCGCCCCGCCGATCCTGATCGAGGCGGTGGCCGGGCTGGCGCTGCTGGGCGCGCTGGCCACCGCGCTGGCCTCGGCGGTGGCCGAGCCGGCAGGCCGCGAGGCGGCCGTGGTCACCTTCGTGGTCACCGCCTCCGGGGTGACCCTGGTCGGCGTGGGCGGCGCGTTCTGGGGGCTGGTCGCCGGCTGCCTGATGCTCCTGCTCTTCCGCCGCCGCCGCCGACCGGCCGAGCCCGCGCCCGCCGCCGGGCCTGCGTCCGCCACTGGGCCTGCGTCCGTCGCTGAGCCCGCGCCCGTCCCTGAGCCCGCGCTCGCCGGTGGGCCCGGGCTCACTGGTAGGCCCGCGCTCGCAAGTAGGCCGGCTGCGGCGTCGGAGCCGGCTCCGACGGCAGCGGCGACCAGCGCGCCGGGTCACGACGGCGGACCCGGTCGGCCCGGTCGGCGCTCCCAGGCGGACTGA
- the mscL gene encoding large conductance mechanosensitive channel protein MscL, with translation MLKGFKDFIMRGNVVDLAVGVVIGAAFTGVVTQLTKSFLDPLIRVFVLLITGSDKGLAGTAPEFRGIPFDWIAFINAVITFLLTAAALYFLVVYPMNRLAERRRRGEEPPPAAPSEEIKLLTEIRDALVAAGHHSPVQQRGALDDVLGRRNEPPTQR, from the coding sequence ATGCTCAAGGGCTTCAAAGACTTCATCATGCGCGGCAACGTGGTCGACCTGGCGGTCGGTGTCGTCATCGGTGCCGCGTTCACCGGAGTGGTCACCCAGCTCACCAAGTCGTTCCTGGACCCGCTGATCCGGGTCTTCGTGCTGCTGATCACCGGCAGCGACAAGGGCCTCGCCGGCACCGCGCCCGAGTTCCGTGGCATCCCGTTCGACTGGATCGCCTTCATCAACGCGGTGATCACGTTCCTGCTCACCGCGGCGGCGCTGTACTTCCTGGTCGTCTACCCGATGAACCGGCTGGCGGAGCGGCGTCGGCGGGGCGAGGAGCCGCCGCCCGCGGCGCCCAGCGAGGAGATCAAGCTGCTCACCGAGATCCGGGACGCCCTGGTCGCGGCCGGTCACCACTCGCCGGTGCAGCAGCGTGGCGCGCTCGATGACGTGCTCGGCCGACGGAACGAACCGCCCACCCAGCGCTGA
- a CDS encoding XRE family transcriptional regulator: MPQPSPDRRRPLDADPTVIGGRVRGLREERGISLSALARLAGVGKATLSGLENGTRNPTLETLYAVTAQLGVPLTAVLAEPAATPTVHGAAVHATLLEVFTDTDATYELYRMRVAPGPGQLSPAHQSGVTEHVTVFAGVLRAGPLDAPLTAAAGGHLRWTSDVPHSYAAVGDDEVDASLLLRYPRHGGGDRPATG, translated from the coding sequence ATGCCCCAGCCGTCACCAGACCGCCGCCGCCCGCTCGACGCCGACCCGACGGTGATCGGCGGCCGGGTCCGCGGTCTGCGCGAGGAACGGGGGATCTCGCTCTCCGCCCTCGCCCGGCTCGCCGGGGTGGGTAAGGCGACCCTCTCGGGTCTGGAGAACGGCACCCGCAACCCGACGCTGGAGACGCTGTACGCGGTCACGGCCCAGCTCGGGGTGCCGCTGACCGCCGTGCTCGCCGAGCCGGCCGCGACGCCGACCGTGCACGGGGCGGCCGTCCACGCCACCCTGCTGGAGGTCTTCACCGACACCGACGCGACCTACGAGCTGTACCGGATGCGGGTGGCTCCCGGGCCGGGGCAGCTCTCCCCCGCCCACCAATCCGGGGTCACCGAGCACGTCACGGTCTTCGCCGGGGTGCTACGGGCCGGTCCGCTGGACGCGCCGCTGACCGCCGCCGCCGGAGGGCACCTGCGCTGGACCTCGGACGTGCCGCACAGCTACGCGGCGGTGGGCGACGACGAGGTCGACGCGAGCCTGCTGCTGCGCTACCCGCGACACGGAGGCGGAGACCGGCCGGCAACCGGCTGA
- a CDS encoding STAS domain-containing protein, with amino-acid sequence MSLTVHTEQRGDVVVVSVAGELDMATAPQLQDQITDLLDKGRSRLVFDLAELSFCDSTGLSVFVRAKNSCDEVGGVVRLAAPQRGVLRILEVSGLVEVLHTYPTVEQAVAGDPTPATS; translated from the coding sequence ATGTCCTTGACGGTGCACACGGAACAGCGCGGCGACGTGGTCGTCGTGTCGGTCGCGGGCGAGTTGGACATGGCGACCGCACCGCAGCTCCAGGACCAGATCACCGACCTGCTCGACAAGGGCCGCAGCCGCCTGGTGTTCGACCTGGCGGAGCTCTCCTTCTGCGACTCCACCGGGCTGTCGGTGTTCGTGCGGGCCAAGAACAGCTGCGACGAGGTCGGCGGCGTGGTCCGGCTGGCCGCCCCGCAGCGCGGCGTGCTGCGCATCCTCGAGGTCAGCGGCCTGGTCGAGGTGCTGCACACGTACCCGACGGTCGAGCAGGCCGTCGCGGGCGACCCGACGCCGGCCACCTCCTGA
- a CDS encoding SpoIIE family protein phosphatase — protein MVPVTEDLAAGRGLWFRVETSSAGSAVRRAAERLGQDLELGDARTADLAIVAAELTSNLVKHADDGVLLLRPVRREKMAGVELVAIDSGPGMADLTVSSRDGHSTVGTLGIGLGAIVRQATWFDGYSLPGRGTVLAVQVWPSGTDDEPHWAEALTRPLTGETVSGDGFAVRVAEGRHQVLVCDGLGHGPLAAAATDAAIAAFHTAPVGSPAAVVQHLHRSMSHTRGAALAVAELDPAAGVLRYAGLGNISAQVVATGARRRGLVSLPGIAGHQRPTVREYDYPFEPGALLVAHSDGVADRWQLDDYPGLAERSPVVVAATLLRDAGVRRDDACVLVARAWA, from the coding sequence GTGGTCCCGGTGACCGAGGACCTGGCCGCCGGGCGCGGCCTGTGGTTCCGGGTCGAGACGAGCAGCGCCGGCAGCGCCGTACGGCGGGCCGCCGAACGTCTAGGCCAGGACCTGGAGCTGGGTGACGCCCGGACGGCCGACCTGGCCATCGTCGCCGCCGAGCTGACCAGCAACCTCGTCAAGCACGCCGACGACGGTGTGCTGCTGCTGCGCCCGGTGCGCCGCGAGAAGATGGCCGGTGTGGAGCTGGTCGCCATCGACTCGGGGCCGGGCATGGCCGACCTCACCGTCTCCTCCCGGGACGGGCACTCGACCGTCGGCACCCTCGGTATCGGCCTCGGGGCGATCGTCCGGCAGGCCACCTGGTTCGACGGCTACTCGCTGCCCGGCCGGGGGACCGTCCTCGCCGTGCAGGTCTGGCCGTCCGGAACGGACGACGAACCGCACTGGGCCGAGGCGCTCACCCGCCCGCTCACCGGCGAGACGGTCAGCGGCGACGGGTTCGCCGTCAGGGTCGCGGAGGGGCGACACCAGGTGCTGGTCTGCGACGGCCTGGGGCACGGCCCGCTGGCGGCCGCCGCGACCGACGCGGCGATCGCCGCCTTCCACACCGCGCCGGTCGGTTCGCCGGCGGCGGTGGTCCAGCACCTGCACCGATCCATGTCGCACACCCGCGGCGCCGCGCTGGCCGTGGCCGAGCTGGACCCGGCGGCCGGTGTGCTTCGCTACGCGGGGCTGGGCAACATCTCCGCGCAGGTGGTGGCCACGGGCGCCCGGCGCCGGGGTCTGGTCTCGCTGCCGGGCATCGCCGGTCACCAGCGCCCGACGGTACGGGAGTACGACTACCCCTTCGAGCCGGGCGCCCTGCTGGTGGCGCACAGTGACGGGGTGGCGGACCGCTGGCAGCTCGACGACTACCCGGGTCTGGCCGAGCGGTCCCCCGTGGTGGTCGCGGCGACACTGCTGCGCGACGCCGGCGTCCGGCGCGACGACGCCTGCGTGCTCGTGGCGAGGGCCTGGGCATGA
- a CDS encoding ATP-binding protein produces the protein MTAGVDLGHPQAQAIQSDEDVVRVRQLVRTVAVAAKLSLVDQTKLVTAASELARNTLVYGGGGTVEVATVDNGRRRGVRIVFADSGPGIADLDLALTDGYTTGGGLGLGLSGARRLVDEFDIETGAGIGTRITVTKWSR, from the coding sequence ATGACCGCCGGCGTCGACCTGGGCCACCCACAGGCGCAGGCGATCCAGAGCGACGAGGACGTGGTACGCGTCCGGCAGCTGGTGCGTACGGTGGCGGTGGCCGCGAAGCTCTCGCTGGTCGACCAGACCAAGCTGGTCACCGCGGCCAGCGAGCTGGCCCGCAACACCCTGGTCTACGGCGGGGGCGGCACGGTCGAGGTGGCGACCGTGGACAACGGCCGGCGCCGCGGCGTACGGATCGTCTTCGCCGACTCCGGCCCCGGCATCGCCGACCTCGACCTGGCGCTCACCGACGGCTACACCACCGGCGGCGGCCTCGGCCTCGGGCTCAGCGGCGCCCGCCGCCTCGTCGACGAATTCGACATCGAGACCGGGGCCGGCATCGGCACCAGGATCACCGTCACCAAGTGGTCCCGGTGA
- a CDS encoding STAS domain-containing protein, protein MPLNAEESGRLTALLSEQAERVTQRWTEIVAESLRGRLSQVELRRQVQELRRAMIAAGEQGVIDLEAERAAELRAVLAELSRGRARQGFSATETAISVFALKGVLLELLETTGGETTLRDYVAFSALVDDMGLFTFDAYVRTRESLIADQAEQLLELSTPVVKLWEGVVAVPLVGTLDSARAQVVMERLLQTLVDTGSPYAIIDITGVPAVDTQVAQHILKTVVAARLMGADCIISGIRPQIAQTIVALGIEFGDIATKASLADALRHVLRLSGVETTTRRRPRREA, encoded by the coding sequence ATGCCGTTGAACGCCGAGGAGAGTGGTCGGCTCACCGCCCTGCTGAGTGAGCAGGCCGAGCGGGTCACGCAGCGCTGGACGGAGATCGTCGCGGAGTCGCTCCGCGGCCGACTCAGCCAGGTCGAGCTGCGCCGGCAGGTCCAGGAGCTGCGCCGCGCGATGATCGCCGCGGGCGAGCAGGGGGTCATCGACCTGGAGGCCGAGCGCGCCGCCGAGCTGCGCGCGGTGCTCGCCGAGCTGTCCCGGGGCCGGGCCCGGCAGGGGTTCTCCGCCACCGAGACCGCGATCAGCGTGTTCGCCCTGAAGGGTGTGCTGCTGGAGCTGCTGGAGACCACGGGCGGCGAGACCACGCTCCGCGACTACGTCGCGTTCTCCGCCCTGGTCGACGACATGGGGCTGTTCACCTTCGACGCCTACGTCCGGACCCGGGAGAGCCTGATCGCCGACCAGGCCGAGCAACTGCTCGAACTCTCCACCCCGGTGGTGAAGCTCTGGGAGGGCGTGGTCGCCGTGCCGCTCGTCGGCACGCTCGACTCGGCGCGGGCCCAGGTGGTGATGGAGCGGCTGCTCCAGACGCTGGTCGACACCGGCTCGCCGTACGCGATCATCGACATCACCGGCGTCCCGGCCGTGGACACCCAGGTCGCCCAGCACATCCTGAAGACCGTGGTGGCCGCCCGGCTGATGGGCGCGGACTGCATCATCTCCGGCATCCGGCCACAGATCGCCCAGACGATCGTGGCGCTCGGCATCGAGTTCGGCGACATCGCCACCAAGGCGAGCCTGGCCGACGCGCTGCGACACGTGCTGCGGCTCTCCGGCGTCGAGACGACGACGCGCCGCCGCCCGCGTCGGGAGGCCTGA
- a CDS encoding MFS transporter yields the protein MLLVALNLRVAITSLGALLDEVRGGLGLSGAMAGVVTTLPTLAFAAFGALTPRLVRRHSPARLLVVAMVVLTAGQLIRVATGSAAVFLAASALALAGIAVANVLLPLLVKQHFPHRVGLITGAYSMTLTVGAATAAAAAVPVAHLFDSWRAGLAVWAGLAAVAVLPWVPLSLRARAARRNPTATAAVATGPRIRPGRTRLGWAMAIYFGTQSLGAYAVMGWLAQLFRDAGYRPEDAGLLLAGGTALGVPIALLMPALAGRLRSLRPLMLTLSAAMALAYLGMAFAPHGGALIWVVLLAIGQSAFPLILAVIGLRARTPEGTVALSAFTQSTGYLIGGLGPLLVGILYGATGGWTVPIGFLLVALAVQTATGMVIARPQHIEDER from the coding sequence ATGCTGCTCGTCGCACTCAACCTGCGCGTCGCGATCACCAGCCTCGGCGCCCTGCTCGACGAGGTCCGTGGTGGTCTCGGGCTCTCCGGCGCGATGGCCGGAGTCGTCACCACGCTGCCCACCCTCGCCTTCGCCGCCTTCGGCGCGCTCACCCCCCGCCTGGTCCGCCGGCACTCCCCGGCCCGGCTGCTGGTGGTGGCGATGGTCGTGCTCACCGCCGGGCAGTTGATCAGGGTCGCGACCGGCTCCGCGGCGGTCTTCCTCGCCGCCAGCGCCCTCGCCCTGGCCGGGATCGCGGTGGCGAACGTGCTGCTGCCGCTCCTGGTCAAGCAGCACTTCCCGCACCGGGTCGGGCTGATCACCGGCGCGTACTCGATGACGCTCACGGTGGGGGCCGCGACGGCCGCCGCGGCGGCGGTGCCGGTCGCGCACCTGTTCGACTCCTGGCGGGCCGGGCTCGCCGTCTGGGCCGGGCTGGCCGCGGTGGCCGTACTCCCGTGGGTGCCCCTGTCGCTGCGGGCGCGGGCGGCCCGGCGGAACCCGACCGCGACGGCGGCCGTGGCCACCGGTCCGCGGATCCGCCCCGGGCGGACCCGGCTCGGCTGGGCGATGGCGATCTACTTCGGGACGCAGTCGCTCGGCGCCTACGCGGTCATGGGCTGGCTGGCCCAGCTCTTCCGGGACGCCGGCTACCGGCCGGAGGACGCCGGCCTGCTGCTGGCCGGAGGGACCGCGCTGGGCGTGCCGATCGCGCTGCTGATGCCGGCCCTCGCCGGTCGACTGCGCTCGCTGCGGCCGCTGATGCTCACGCTCTCCGCCGCGATGGCGCTCGCCTACCTCGGAATGGCGTTCGCGCCGCACGGTGGCGCGTTGATCTGGGTGGTGCTGCTGGCGATCGGGCAGAGCGCCTTCCCGCTGATCCTGGCCGTCATCGGGCTGCGGGCCCGGACCCCCGAGGGGACGGTGGCGCTGTCCGCGTTCACCCAGAGCACCGGGTATCTCATCGGCGGGCTCGGCCCGCTGCTGGTCGGGATCCTCTACGGGGCCACGGGTGGCTGGACGGTGCCGATCGGCTTCCTGCTGGTCGCGCTCGCGGTGCAGACGGCCACCGGCATGGTGATCGCCCGCCCCCAGCACATCGAGGACGAGCGCTGA
- a CDS encoding STAS domain-containing protein, translating into MERVPILKIGDILLVSIQVDMSDQTAVQLQEDLAERIVATGSHGVIIDITALDIVDSFVGRMLSTIASISKVLDAETVVVGMRPAVAITLVELGLSLNGIRTALNVERGMELIAAARPDEWDEDDALDDEADAETTASA; encoded by the coding sequence ATGGAACGGGTACCCATCCTCAAGATCGGCGACATCCTGCTGGTCTCCATCCAGGTCGACATGTCCGACCAGACGGCGGTCCAGCTCCAGGAGGATCTCGCCGAGCGGATCGTGGCGACCGGCAGCCACGGCGTGATCATCGACATCACGGCGCTGGACATCGTCGACTCCTTCGTCGGGCGGATGCTCTCGACCATCGCCTCGATCTCCAAGGTGCTCGACGCCGAGACCGTGGTGGTCGGGATGCGCCCGGCGGTCGCCATCACCCTGGTCGAGCTGGGCCTGTCGCTCAACGGCATCCGGACGGCGCTGAACGTGGAACGGGGCATGGAGCTGATCGCGGCCGCGCGCCCCGACGAGTGGGACGAGGACGACGCGCTCGACGACGAGGCGGACGCCGAGACGACGGCGTCGGCATGA
- a CDS encoding FCD domain-containing protein — protein sequence MPPSLDSVSVPPRGHRVQQTIAQLRERILGGEWPVGGRIPTEPQLVAALGVGRNTVREAVRALSHAGVLECRQGSGTYVVSTDELAPVVARRLTDDRMAEVIEVRRAFEVEAARLAARRRTPADLAALDAALDAREAAWRGGRVDEFVAADSALHGAVMAAAHNPMLAELYASVGAALRSTLAQAIGDAPERHVDHSRLVDAIRAGDAERAAREAAAFLEPPPGA from the coding sequence GTGCCACCGTCGCTTGATTCCGTGTCGGTGCCGCCGCGCGGGCACCGCGTGCAGCAGACGATCGCCCAGCTCCGGGAGCGGATCCTCGGCGGCGAGTGGCCGGTCGGCGGCCGCATCCCGACCGAGCCTCAGCTGGTGGCGGCGCTCGGGGTGGGGCGCAACACGGTCCGCGAGGCGGTCCGGGCGCTGTCGCACGCCGGCGTGCTGGAGTGCCGGCAGGGCTCCGGGACGTACGTGGTGTCGACCGACGAACTGGCCCCGGTGGTGGCCCGCCGGCTCACCGACGACCGGATGGCCGAGGTGATCGAGGTGCGGCGCGCCTTCGAGGTGGAGGCGGCCCGGCTCGCCGCGCGGCGGCGTACGCCCGCGGACCTGGCCGCGCTCGACGCCGCGCTCGACGCCCGCGAGGCGGCCTGGCGCGGCGGCCGGGTCGACGAGTTCGTGGCCGCCGACAGCGCGCTGCACGGCGCCGTGATGGCCGCCGCGCACAATCCCATGCTCGCCGAGCTGTACGCGTCGGTCGGCGCGGCCCTGCGCAGCACCCTCGCCCAGGCGATCGGCGACGCCCCGGAGCGCCACGTCGACCATTCCCGACTGGTGGACGCGATCCGGGCCGGCGACGCCGAGCGGGCCGCCCGCGAGGCCGCCGCTTTTCTGGAGCCCCCTCCCGGGGCATAG
- a CDS encoding SpoIIE family protein phosphatase gives MDAQSTVLVVDDSRTKRYLLVSWLTRAGFRVLEAENGAEALARVDIDPIDLVVLDVRLPDLSGFEVCERIKEAHPAMPVIHVSAHAVDVVDRTQGLTRGADAYLAEPIEPEELVATAHAVLRYYQARQRAELLAERLLGLADTTVAVHTAPTFTRLLQAAATGAAEIFKSPAAVVAETFDGDCLAGVTVGPGREATIVPWVVDDTGVPIGATVRVTEPAEWALVDWPVDDTVTVAAARLREDRAPLYVVVPTSTQTARTPVLVQLAQAVAAAVEAQRSFDEEHRIAVTLQRSLLPRRIPEINGLDLAVRYEPASAQTEVGGDFYELVMLDGHLLLAIGDVAGHSLHAATVMAELRHAVRAYAVEGHQPGAILHRVNELMRTLLPAELATLCVLLLHPPTGRVRLASAGHLPPLLSLDGKVEFVQHSAPLLGVRAERPDDLEFVLPPGATLVFYTDGLIERRDATIDDGLAALAAVAAQVDDDLDRFCQRLLVELAPAEIQDDVAVVALRRR, from the coding sequence GTGGACGCCCAGTCGACGGTGCTCGTGGTCGACGACAGCCGGACCAAGCGGTATCTCCTGGTCAGCTGGTTGACCCGTGCCGGTTTCCGGGTGCTGGAGGCGGAGAACGGCGCCGAGGCGCTGGCCCGGGTCGACATCGACCCGATCGACCTGGTGGTGCTCGACGTGCGGCTGCCGGACCTGAGCGGGTTCGAGGTCTGCGAGCGGATCAAGGAAGCCCACCCGGCGATGCCCGTGATCCACGTGTCGGCGCACGCGGTGGACGTGGTGGACCGGACCCAGGGGCTGACCCGGGGCGCGGACGCGTACCTCGCCGAGCCGATCGAGCCGGAGGAGCTGGTCGCCACCGCGCACGCGGTGCTCCGCTACTACCAGGCCCGGCAGCGGGCCGAACTGCTCGCCGAACGGCTGCTCGGGCTGGCCGACACCACCGTCGCGGTGCACACGGCGCCGACCTTCACCCGGCTGCTCCAGGCGGCGGCGACCGGCGCCGCGGAGATCTTCAAGAGTCCGGCCGCGGTGGTGGCGGAGACCTTCGACGGTGACTGTCTCGCCGGGGTCACCGTCGGTCCGGGCCGGGAGGCCACCATCGTCCCCTGGGTCGTGGACGACACCGGGGTGCCGATCGGCGCCACGGTCCGGGTCACCGAGCCGGCCGAGTGGGCGCTGGTCGACTGGCCGGTGGACGACACGGTGACCGTGGCCGCCGCCCGGCTCCGGGAGGACCGTGCGCCGCTCTACGTGGTGGTCCCGACCAGCACGCAGACCGCCCGTACGCCGGTGCTGGTGCAGCTCGCCCAGGCGGTGGCGGCGGCGGTGGAGGCGCAGCGCTCCTTCGACGAGGAGCACCGGATCGCGGTCACCCTCCAGCGCAGCCTGCTGCCCCGCCGGATCCCCGAGATCAACGGCCTGGACCTGGCGGTGCGGTACGAACCGGCCAGCGCGCAGACCGAGGTGGGCGGCGACTTCTACGAGCTGGTGATGCTCGACGGGCACCTGCTGCTGGCCATCGGCGACGTGGCCGGGCACTCGCTGCACGCGGCGACGGTGATGGCCGAGTTGCGGCACGCGGTCCGGGCGTACGCGGTGGAGGGGCACCAGCCGGGAGCGATCCTGCACCGGGTGAACGAGCTGATGCGCACGCTGCTCCCCGCCGAGCTGGCCACGCTCTGCGTGCTGCTGCTGCATCCGCCCACCGGCCGCGTCCGGCTGGCCAGCGCGGGCCACCTGCCGCCGCTGCTCAGCCTGGACGGCAAGGTGGAGTTCGTCCAGCACTCCGCGCCGCTGCTCGGCGTCCGGGCCGAGCGCCCGGACGACCTGGAGTTCGTGCTGCCGCCCGGCGCGACGCTGGTCTTCTACACCGACGGCCTGATCGAGCGGCGGGACGCCACGATCGACGACGGCCTCGCCGCGTTGGCCGCGGTCGCCGCGCAGGTCGACGACGACCTGGACCGGTTCTGCCAGCGGCTGCTGGTCGAGCTGGCCCCGGCCGAGATCCAGGACGACGTCGCGGTGGTCGCCCTCCGCCGTCGCTGA
- a CDS encoding sensor histidine kinase yields the protein MTDQLDRPPLLQMALRVEHDIFVVRQRGREVAAAVGLEHQDQVRIATALSEVARDLLRSVGGADVSFHADDGPDSRCHLRVDLVPIGPLPGDRYEPESGAVARLVDSLGVVRVGRDTVVRMSRRVPVTAQALTPERLTELRTELGQSVPGSALDELAAQNAQLIAALDEVRSQRDELAVLNEELQETNRGVMALYGQLSEELEETNRGVVALYAELDEKSAQLRAASESKSRFLANVSHELRAPVTAIIGLGRLLADSASDPLTEEQAQQVGLIRSSAADLLTLVNELLDLAKAESGRIEPEWAEVDLRPVFGQLRGTLRALATRPGVELVVEEPPSPATLRTDEVLLGQVLRNLLHNGLKFTERGEVRLRARRTDEHWSLSVSDTGPGIAPEQHERIFEEFYQVPGATRVGGTGLGLPYARRLVTLLGGTLELSSELSRGSTFTVTLPVAGA from the coding sequence ATGACGGACCAGCTCGACCGCCCGCCCCTGCTCCAGATGGCGCTGCGGGTCGAGCACGACATCTTCGTGGTCCGGCAGCGTGGCCGGGAGGTGGCCGCGGCGGTCGGTCTGGAGCACCAGGACCAGGTCCGGATCGCCACCGCGCTCAGCGAGGTGGCCCGGGACCTGCTGCGCTCGGTCGGCGGCGCGGACGTGAGCTTCCACGCCGACGACGGCCCGGACAGCCGTTGTCATCTCCGGGTGGACCTCGTCCCGATCGGCCCGCTCCCCGGCGACCGGTACGAGCCGGAGTCCGGCGCGGTGGCGCGGCTGGTGGACAGCCTAGGCGTGGTGCGGGTCGGTCGGGATACGGTCGTGAGGATGTCCCGACGTGTGCCGGTCACCGCGCAGGCGCTGACGCCGGAGCGGCTGACCGAGCTTCGTACGGAACTCGGCCAGAGCGTTCCGGGCAGCGCCCTGGACGAGTTGGCGGCGCAGAACGCGCAGTTGATCGCCGCGCTCGACGAGGTACGCAGCCAGCGGGACGAGCTGGCCGTGCTGAACGAGGAGCTCCAGGAGACCAACCGTGGGGTGATGGCGCTCTACGGGCAGCTCTCCGAGGAGTTGGAGGAGACGAACCGGGGCGTGGTGGCGCTCTACGCCGAGTTGGACGAGAAGTCGGCCCAGCTGCGGGCGGCGAGCGAGTCCAAGAGCCGGTTCCTGGCGAACGTCAGTCACGAGCTGCGCGCCCCGGTGACCGCGATCATCGGGCTGGGCCGGCTGCTGGCCGACTCCGCCTCCGACCCGCTCACCGAGGAACAGGCCCAGCAGGTCGGCCTGATCCGCTCCTCGGCCGCCGACCTGCTCACCCTGGTCAACGAGCTGCTCGACCTGGCGAAGGCCGAGTCCGGCCGGATCGAGCCGGAGTGGGCGGAGGTGGATCTCCGGCCGGTCTTCGGCCAGCTGCGTGGCACGCTGCGCGCGCTCGCCACCCGGCCCGGTGTGGAACTGGTGGTGGAGGAGCCGCCGAGCCCCGCGACGCTGCGCACCGACGAGGTGCTGCTCGGCCAGGTGCTGCGCAACCTGCTGCACAACGGCCTCAAGTTCACCGAGCGGGGTGAGGTCCGGCTGCGGGCGCGGCGGACCGACGAGCACTGGTCGTTGAGCGTCTCCGACACCGGCCCCGGCATCGCCCCGGAGCAGCACGAGCGGATTTTCGAGGAGTTCTACCAGGTGCCCGGCGCGACCCGGGTCGGCGGCACCGGTCTCGGCCTGCCGTACGCGCGGCGGCTGGTCACCCTGCTCGGCGGCACCCTGGAGCTGTCCAGTGAGCTGAGCCGGGGCAGCACCTTCACCGTCACCCTGCCGGTGGCCGGAGCCTGA